One part of the Lentimicrobium sp. L6 genome encodes these proteins:
- a CDS encoding peroxiredoxin: MTRSTQTILLIIVSLFVFSSQAQKVYEHQYIVKVGDMAPNFETTLSDGTTFKLSENRDKVIMLQFTASWCSVCRKEMPFIEKDIWQKLKNDDFMVIGMDFKESPETVNKFGKDMKITYPLGYDEDGSIFHQYAQEGAGVTRNIIINKKGEIIALTRLFKLDEFNEMKELIFQELKKNGN, from the coding sequence ATGACTAGATCAACACAAACCATCCTTCTAATTATTGTATCCCTTTTTGTTTTCAGTTCACAAGCACAAAAAGTTTACGAGCATCAATACATAGTAAAGGTAGGGGATATGGCTCCCAATTTTGAAACTACACTAAGTGATGGGACTACATTTAAATTATCTGAAAATAGAGATAAAGTAATCATGCTGCAATTCACAGCCAGTTGGTGTAGTGTTTGTCGTAAGGAAATGCCATTTATAGAGAAAGACATTTGGCAAAAATTAAAAAATGATGATTTTATGGTCATAGGGATGGATTTTAAAGAAAGTCCAGAAACAGTAAACAAATTCGGTAAGGATATGAAAATTACTTATCCTTTAGGATATGATGAGGATGGTTCCATATTTCATCAATATGCCCAAGAAGGAGCAGGAGTTACCAGAAACATCATCATCAATAAAAAGGGCGAAATTATAGCTTTAACACGTCTTTTTAAGCTCGATGAGTTTAATGAGATGAAAGAATTGATATTTCAGGAACTTAAGAAAAATGGTAATTAG
- a CDS encoding TlpA family protein disulfide reductase: MKHISLLIALISISFLGLSQVNYKYKFEVKLKEKADSVLYLANYYGDKTYLADTAYVKGKGSFVFQKDEKLDGGLYIVVDQSKKSILEFLVSDSRDLKLESNGPDYIANMEVTNSAENVLFYDYLKYSSQLYEKLQPLNARLRALEKGSDSTQIIRDQIQVINTEMNDYKENLIKDHPQTFLAKFFGLIKEASFPDTLLTLPDGSKDSSYPFRYYKAHYWDAVDLGDDRLIRTPVFHKKLDTYFDKVVSKDADSIIYEIDHLLSQMNETGDLYKFTLWHLTVKFDESQIMGHDAILVYLSDNYFSKGKAPWLHEDVIKNIVEESDKRRVVLIGNLAKNMIMQDTNLQPQSLFDIKNEYTIIYFWDPQCGHCKKESPKLVEFYNEYAEKLDVEVYTVCADSNLADMKKYIREKKMNFINVNGPRSYTTDYHELYNIFTTPVIVVLDKNKKIIAKRLVSEQLPEFIENHKKMREEKD; encoded by the coding sequence ATGAAACACATAAGTTTATTAATTGCATTGATAAGTATCTCTTTTTTGGGTTTATCCCAAGTCAATTACAAATATAAATTTGAAGTAAAACTTAAAGAAAAAGCTGATTCTGTTCTCTATCTTGCCAATTATTATGGCGATAAAACCTATTTGGCCGATACTGCCTATGTAAAAGGCAAAGGAAGTTTTGTTTTTCAGAAAGATGAAAAACTTGATGGTGGACTATATATTGTGGTCGATCAGTCTAAGAAAAGCATTTTAGAGTTCTTAGTTTCTGATAGTAGAGACCTAAAGTTGGAGAGCAATGGACCAGACTATATCGCAAATATGGAAGTGACCAACAGTGCTGAAAATGTATTGTTTTATGACTACTTGAAATACTCGTCTCAACTATACGAAAAATTACAACCATTAAATGCTCGTCTAAGAGCATTGGAAAAAGGTTCTGATTCCACTCAGATAATTCGTGACCAAATTCAGGTGATTAACACCGAAATGAATGATTATAAAGAGAACCTGATAAAGGATCATCCTCAAACTTTTTTGGCTAAGTTTTTTGGTTTGATTAAAGAAGCTTCTTTTCCTGACACTTTATTAACATTACCCGATGGAAGTAAAGATTCTTCTTATCCTTTCCGTTATTATAAAGCTCATTATTGGGATGCAGTTGATTTAGGTGATGATAGATTAATCAGAACACCAGTCTTTCATAAAAAATTAGATACTTATTTTGATAAAGTGGTAAGTAAAGATGCAGATAGTATTATTTATGAAATCGATCATCTTTTGTCTCAAATGAACGAAACAGGCGATTTGTATAAGTTTACACTTTGGCACTTAACAGTAAAGTTTGACGAGAGTCAAATAATGGGGCATGATGCTATTTTAGTTTATCTTTCCGATAATTACTTTTCTAAAGGCAAAGCACCTTGGTTGCACGAAGATGTGATTAAAAACATTGTTGAAGAATCCGATAAAAGGAGAGTGGTTTTAATTGGTAATTTGGCAAAGAATATGATAATGCAAGATACCAATCTACAACCCCAGAGTCTTTTCGATATTAAAAATGAGTATACCATTATTTATTTCTGGGATCCACAATGTGGGCATTGTAAAAAGGAATCTCCAAAATTGGTAGAATTCTATAATGAATACGCTGAGAAATTGGATGTTGAAGTATATACTGTTTGCGCAGATTCAAATTTAGCAGATATGAAAAAGTATATACGTGAGAAGAAGATGAATTTTATTAATGTGAATGGACCTAGATCCTATACCACAGATTATCATGAACTCTATAATATTTTTACAACGCCAGTTATTGTGGTTTTAGATAAAAACAAGAAGATTATTGCAAAACGATTGGTTAGTGAACAATTACCCGAATTTATCGAAAATCATAAGAAAATGCGAGAAGAAAAAGATTAG
- a CDS encoding DUF1684 domain-containing protein — MKNLIFSMLVLISSISCQPNRQAYKDEIIKDRLSKDSTFRVIDKSPLSSDQIDHFIGLEYFEIDEKYMVEAHLEYEDTGAIIKLKTSTDRLPDYKVFGNVVFELDGKKFRLKAYQNINHQKDSLYKDFLFLPFTDDNSTVLTYGGGRYIDFKIPETKTFIVDFNKAYNPYCAYNHRWSCVIPPRENSLPIAINAGEKKYPDVH; from the coding sequence ATGAAAAATCTCATTTTTAGTATGCTTGTATTAATCTCTTCTATTTCTTGTCAGCCTAACCGACAAGCTTATAAAGATGAGATTATTAAAGATCGCCTTTCAAAGGATAGTACTTTTAGAGTCATTGATAAAAGCCCTTTAAGTAGTGATCAGATTGACCATTTTATTGGTCTTGAATATTTTGAAATAGATGAAAAATACATGGTGGAAGCTCATCTAGAATATGAAGATACTGGAGCGATTATTAAGCTAAAAACATCCACTGATAGATTACCAGATTATAAAGTATTTGGGAATGTAGTATTTGAGCTTGATGGGAAAAAGTTTCGATTAAAAGCATATCAAAATATTAATCATCAAAAAGATAGCTTGTATAAAGATTTTCTATTCTTGCCATTTACTGATGATAATTCTACGGTATTAACTTATGGAGGAGGCCGCTATATCGATTTTAAAATCCCTGAAACCAAGACTTTTATTGTCGATTTTAATAAGGCTTATAATCCTTATTGTGCTTATAATCACCGATGGAGTTGTGTAATTCCTCCCCGCGAGAATTCATTACCAATTGCTATAAATGCAGGGGAGAAAAAATATCCTGATGTACACTAA
- a CDS encoding PepSY-associated TM helix domain-containing protein: MKFNWRKWNRFIHRDFGFFFFGMTIIYALSGIAINHIKDWNPNYQIENSYYEISNPEVYNDVNDEQVYQLLDLVDQDAKFKKYYYMRPGLLKIFIKNGSVLLNTETGDASVETLKRRPIFFYMNYLHYNPGSWWKWFSDIFAGALIILAISGIIMNKGKKGIKGRGGVYLALGIIIPLVFLFFFR, translated from the coding sequence ATGAAATTTAATTGGAGAAAATGGAATAGATTTATCCATCGTGATTTTGGATTTTTCTTTTTTGGTATGACCATTATTTATGCATTAAGTGGTATTGCCATTAACCATATAAAGGATTGGAATCCCAATTACCAAATTGAAAATTCTTATTACGAAATCAGTAATCCGGAAGTGTACAATGATGTGAATGATGAACAAGTTTATCAGTTATTAGATTTGGTTGATCAGGATGCAAAGTTTAAGAAGTATTATTATATGCGTCCTGGATTGCTGAAAATATTTATTAAAAATGGTTCAGTATTATTAAATACTGAAACAGGAGATGCTAGCGTTGAAACACTAAAAAGAAGGCCTATTTTCTTTTATATGAATTATTTACACTATAATCCAGGAAGTTGGTGGAAATGGTTCTCCGATATTTTTGCTGGAGCACTTATTATTCTTGCTATTTCAGGAATAATCATGAATAAAGGAAAGAAAGGAATAAAAGGAAGAGGAGGTGTTTATTTGGCCTTGGGAATCATTATTCCGCTCGTTTTTCTATTCTTCTTTAGATAG
- a CDS encoding HAD family hydrolase, with translation MKFNRYNTVIWDWNGTLLNDVDMCIKCMNQLLRSRNIPLLTKKRYQEVFTFPVQDYYEKIGINFSKDPFNIIGHDFMDLYFEELPDCELHVDAIPALMHFQRQGKRQYILSAMEHQALVKAMKDYKIGHFFEAVYGIDNHLAAGKIDRGIQMMREYQISTKETIMFGDTLHDKEVADKLNLDIVLIANGHQDFNRLKKSKMEVYTDLNSILV, from the coding sequence ATGAAATTCAATCGATATAATACCGTCATATGGGACTGGAATGGAACATTGCTCAACGATGTGGATATGTGTATTAAGTGTATGAATCAACTTCTTAGATCCCGAAACATTCCTTTACTGACTAAAAAAAGATACCAAGAAGTCTTCACTTTTCCTGTTCAAGATTATTATGAAAAAATAGGTATAAACTTTAGTAAAGATCCTTTCAATATTATTGGCCATGATTTTATGGATTTGTATTTTGAAGAGCTACCCGATTGTGAACTTCATGTGGATGCAATTCCTGCTTTAATGCATTTTCAACGTCAAGGAAAGCGGCAATATATTTTATCAGCTATGGAGCATCAGGCATTGGTCAAAGCCATGAAAGACTATAAAATCGGTCACTTTTTCGAAGCCGTTTATGGTATTGATAATCACCTGGCTGCTGGAAAAATTGATAGGGGTATTCAAATGATGCGGGAATACCAGATTTCAACGAAGGAGACAATCATGTTTGGAGATACACTACATGATAAAGAAGTGGCGGATAAATTAAATTTGGATATTGTGCTAATAGCCAATGGACATCAAGATTTTAATCGTTTAAAGAAGTCAAAAATGGAAGTTTATACTGACTTAAACTCTATTTTAGTTTAA